Part of the Citrus sinensis cultivar Valencia sweet orange chromosome 2, DVS_A1.0, whole genome shotgun sequence genome, ATTTTGCCAACATACAATCCAAATGTAGTTActaattacaaaacaaaaatcagaTTCAACGTAAAATCCTAGGCCTTCTATTGTCAACCTCTCCACAAGTCAGCAAAGGAAACAAGAAGATAGAAACTACCCAGACAAGAGTGTCCATCAAACAGCAATCCATCAACTCCTAGTCTATAACCTGAAAAAGCCAAGATTTAGatataacaataaattcaaaatatgaagCAAAGTGCTTCAGCATGATAATCAACTGTCACTTACGTGAATATTTGAGTGCGGTTACGAGAGAGCTGAGGCCTTTTTATTGGGGAGAGTATTAAATTCCTAAGTGTCATTGAGGGGTTAGCAGCACCGCCTCCAAAAGCCGGGCGAGCATCAGCTCTTCTGTTCCCACCATCAACTGGAATGACTGGTTGTTTTGCTGGTGAGCCCGTGGCTATGTCGAACGGACCAGAGTTTGAACTATTCTGTCTTGCTGGCCAAATATCCTCTCTAGGACCTGGAGTTCCAGGAGAGTAAACCGACCAATCTGCAAAATGTAAGTCAATTGGTTTTGGAGATATTTAAGCAAAAATAGGTtactaaatgaaaataattcataaatctaCTAAAAAACCAAAAGAACTTAAATGCATCAATAAAACTGTCAAGTGGTATTGCTTTTAAAGATGATAATGAGTAGAAACATGCAACATCCATTAGAATACCTTTTCGAATAGGGTCTCTGTTATCCATCATGTTAGCTGAGAACAAATCCGGGTCATTTCTTGGGTAGAAACTGTTTGAAGGCTGGATTGCTGATCTTTTCATTGACTCGTACTCACTCCTCAATTGATCATACATTTCGTCAAGTTTTCTCTTCTGTCTGGTATTAAAACTTACTCGGTTCTTTTAGGTATCCAAGAACCAGACCTTTAGAATAAGGAAATGGAAGCTGTTGGTTAGGACACAATGATATAGACAAAAGACTGACCTAGATTTCTCAGAAAACTTTTCCTGGAGCTCCTGCTTATCTTTGGACAAACTCTCAATCTCTTGTTCCATCATCTGACACCTCTTGGCCATTTTCTGATATGCTGTATGTACCTGCTCTAATTTTTCTGTGAACTTTTCTTGCATTGCCTCACATTTCTGTCGGCACTGAGCAACAATTCTGTTCATCTTGTATTGCATCTCCAATTCCTTTTGTCCCAAATAGAACATTACACTTCTATATGCACTCTTCATCACTGAATTTGTTTAAGGAAGATGCAGGCCTAACAAATTGCTAAATAGGATGCTCATCTCGTTTTAGTTTGGTAACTCTCTCTAACTAGAGCATACATATGCGGTACCAACTCAACTTCTTACTTCATTTTTAGATCCACTTTGTTTAGCAACAGATggatttcaaaagaaaattaagtatCGAGCCTGAAAGCAAAGTAGAATATTAAGGATACATATCTGTGGAGAAACACCAGCCATGGCCATCTGCAGCAGAATGTACTGAGAATATTAGCATTTAGCAACAAACCAGCTAGATAAAAGGCAGCAGTTGAAAGGAAAAGCAAAAGTTTTCAGCATGGTCTGAATTTCACTATAAGATAGTGACAGCAGGTATAAACAAATGTAACTAATAAACAAAGTGAAGAAATTGCTTACATTAACCCATTCATCATTTGGATTGATATCCACAGGTTTCATAAGGCTGTCAAAGGAAAATAAACAGGGTAAGTAGAATTAATTTCACCAAATATCCATATGGAGGTAAGAGACGATATTACAAGCTGCTCAAAACACCCTTCCAAAGGTGTTAAACAACAATGGGGgattattttcattcatataGCTGCTTGCCCCTCTGAGTGAGAAGGAAGCTCTGTAGCACATGTAGGCCAAAGGATGAACTAAATAGGTGGAAAACTTAGAAATAGAACTTTTGAACCCCCACAGTTGTGAGCAAccaaattcttaaaaatataatgcaTATTCTAAATGACATTCCCAACACCAAGCAGGCAAACACATAAAGACTTCCTACCTCTTAGAAAGCACTTGATCACAAATGGGACATGCCGCATCATTGCTAAGGATCTTGTTGGCGTCTTCAGTGCCTTTTACAcagttaagaaaattatatgcAAGTGAAatgatttcttcatctttaaatgaaaaagaaaaggtataTAAAATGTATAAGAAAGCAAAAAGCAGAATTATAGAATGCATTTGGATACACAGCAGGTGACCACAAGTAGTGGAAATGGCCCGCCCTTCTAATTCTCGCCAGCATGCATTGCATCGCATCTCAGATTTTGGTATTAGTCTTTACCCCACAAGATAACAAGGTTCTTCACAAGTTCATAACTCTCCTGTATGGAATATCATGAATGAATCAAATGAGAGGCTCaacaataaacaaactagGTGGACTTGAAACTGGTCCCCTAAAGAGAAAGATTCATGGAGTTTTGCTGAAATTTCAATTGCAACATCAATAACTCTCATGAGGGGCATCAAAAGCAATGATCTCAAAGCTAAGAGATTCACATAACATTAGGCAACCAAACAAGGTATGGATCACAGCAAGTCACTAAATTCACATTCAGACAAGCATCCAAAATTGAAGCTATGAAAacagaaatttgaaaatgaaaatacatcAAAAGAAATCTTGGACACTAGGATCGGTTATAATCAGGATGGAAACAACATGAAAGCATAATCCACAACTCACTGAAACGAGGTTTCTTTGTAAAGCACTTAAGCTGCCTATGGTAGTAAGAAGTTAAACATGAGCTTGTTAATCATGCAAAGTTAGATATCATGAATTTGTAAATTCCAAAGCAGATGGATCCACAACTTGCTATACCACATGTTTAAGCATGAATGAAAAAAGAAGTGATTGTCAACCATGgaacacacacaaacacagaaaaaattaaaattaaaactaaaaaataataaagaggCATGGATACACATTTTAATGTAACAGTGATATGTGTTACTCATAATCACCGCTCCCGTGCTGCAAGCAATATATGCTTAAATCCTAAGCAGCATGTGATATATCAATCCCAACCATCAGTTGCAGCTCAATTCTAGCAAGAATGCAGCAGCTCGTCCTTATTAgatctaaaattagaattgtaACTCCTAAGCTAACAGAATTACATAAAGAAGTTATTCAAATGAAAGATAGTAAGGCCTATTATCAAACTTATGAATTGCCAGATAATTTTATGCAACTAGGCATTCCAATTTCCTTATAACCAGAGATCATTGAAAATTCTAAATCTCACGCATTATTATTCTAAGATTACAACAAATGACATGACAAAACTATACTATTGAATGACAAAATTGCCCTTGTATTGGGGCTGAAAGCCAAATAATCAGAAAACCTTTACAGAGATGTAAGGGAAGACTTCAGAGTTTTCTTCTCATAATCATTTTCTCTATAAGTCTCAAGATCCCGCTTAAATTTGAAATCAGATCATAATTACAACCGCATTAAGTGTTAAAATGACAACCAAATTAGTGTTTCCGAAAGCACATTCAATTCAAAGCACTAagttcacctttttttttccgtcAATTAGACCGCAGACCTCAATTTGAGAAATCTAAtcagtaataatttttttttttttcacttttcctaGGCGTCGAAACCCTACTGGAATCAAGGCTTCTCAATCAAAACACACAGAATCTCCAAAATAGTCCAAATGAAATAGAACTTAACAATCGTCTTAAAGCGTAGCGTAATCAGAAACGGCAACCAATTAGCGTTTTCAATActgatcaaaacaaaaaagcacAGGAGAAAGTTCAAAATTCGCCATTAAAAGATTCGAATGAATGCATAATTCTTAATATTTCAAGAGAAAATAAGCTGACCTAAATTTCGATGATGGACGAATCAGGACCGTTGAATGGTGAAATCACGGAGATCTTTGAAATATCAGTGGAGattggaaatgaaaattatgaatttacgAATACAAGTTTGGggatatttatatttggaggGAAATAAAATTTGCTTCGTTGTGGGTTGAAAGTAACTTCATTTAATAGGCGATACATGGAGACCGTCCGAAAACGCAAAGCCCGACGTGTACAGCCCAGATGCGTGTTGAGTCTTCGCGGGAATTTGAGGAATCATTCTCTTTTCaggatttttaataataataataataattcttcaaAGACGAAAAAGTAAAACCAAGGATGGATCgagttaataattaaaaaaatgggttTGAtgtatcattttaaaattgttttaaaaattaaaaaaaaaatcggaaaacatgtttaatattttatttgaaaatagatttttgTCGGAtattaaactttaataatttttttccgaatgtttattttaataatttgattttatatcaAACTATTAGTATTAGGATTATCATAAGCATTAATTCTACTTATCCTGTTTCATTTTAAATAGTAGTAGTTATTATCACTTACTAAATTAAACCTGTTCGCAATGGGCTCAAAAGAATGCGTGTAgagtaattatatttaatcCTCTTAAATTCTCTTATTAACCCCACCATTTAGTTAATACTacttatttctaaaattaccttcatcaaaaaataaactttttttttcttcttttcactCTCATCTTCTTTAGGCAAAATTTCATTTCACCATTTCCTTTGTAAgaatataattcttttttaataattaataaattttaatttgtataatttattgtGAAGCAATTGTTGATTTCTTTTGCTACTTGATGAGGATTTCaatatttctttaaagaattttGCACGATTGAAACTGAAATGAAACTAGAAGCTTCAATTTAGttccttctaaaaaaaatgtttatgtttagtttgaaattttttaggaTGCTTTTTTATtgagaattcaattttatagttttggtatattttgaatttaattgagaGAGGAAAAATGGTATAAAAAAAGTGTATCCATTGAAGTAAGGGCATTATAGAaatatacttaattaatttaaaaagtggaGGTTAATAATACTATTTGTGCTTTAAAGCTTAATACGGTCCAAGTTGCATTGGGTCGATGCTAGGCTCACAACACAACAAGAGGCCCACAGTAAAAACCTAAGTAATTTGGGTTAGTTGAAGACAAGAGTGATCCTTACAAGAGTTGTGCTATTTACACTCCTTCAAATATCCTTATaaacatttgtttttttttttttttttttttttttttttgctttttcccAAAATCCCTTGTTTTAGTTCCACAAATGACACTCCATCTACCTTTCTCAACATACGCAAATAAAAATcccatctctctctctgtaaAACTATTCCAAATTGAgcgtaaaattttttttaaatacactgACCCTGTTACtaaacgaaaagaaaaagatagcgttttctttttcttctccttaTTGAACGTGTGCTTTTGTGGAtgatattgttaatttatttttcatattagtaaattaatgcaATTACGAGTAATGATGTGTTTTGGCACATCCAGAACcagttaaatatttttggagtTATTTTATCTCTCCCATTagtcttt contains:
- the LOC102612332 gene encoding E3 ubiquitin-protein ligase CCNB1IP1 homolog isoform X2, with the protein product MRCNACWRELEGRAISTTCGHLLCTEDANKILSNDAACPICDQVLSKSLMKPVDINPNDEWVNMAMAGVSPQILMKSAYRSVMFYLGQKELEMQYKMNRIVAQCRQKCEAMQEKFTEKLEQVHTAYQKMAKRCQMMEQEIESLSKDKQELQEKFSEKSRQKRKLDEMYDQLRSEYESMKRSAIQPSNSFYPRNDPDLFSANMMDNRDPIRKGPREDIWPARQNSSNSGPFDIATGSPAKQPVIPVDGGNRRADARPAFGGGAANPSMTLRNLILSPIKRPQLSRNRTQIFTLGVDGLLFDGHSCLGSFYLLVSFADLWRG
- the LOC102612332 gene encoding E3 ubiquitin-protein ligase CCNB1IP1 homolog isoform X5, producing the protein MRCNACWRELEGRAISTTCGHLLCTEDANKILSNDAACPICDQVLSKSLMKPVDINPNDEWVNMAMAGVSPQILMKSAYRSVMFYLGQKELEMQYKMNRIVAQCRQKCEAMQEKFTEKLEQVHTAYQKMAKRCQMMEQEIESLSKDKQELQEKFSEKSRQKRKLDEMYDQLRSEYESMKRSAIQPSNSFYPRNDPDLFSANMMDNRDPIRKGPREDIWPARQNSSNSGPFDIATGSPAKQPVIPVDGGNRRADARPAFGGGAANPSMTLRNLILSPIKRPQLSRNRTQIFT
- the LOC102612332 gene encoding E3 ubiquitin-protein ligase CCNB1IP1 homolog isoform X3; translation: MRCNACWRELEGRAISTTCGHLLCTEDANKILSNDAACPICDQVLSKSLMKPVDINPNDEWVNMAMAGVSPQILMKSAYRSVMFYLGQKELEMQYKMNRIVAQCRQKCEAMQEKFTEKLEQVHTAYQKMAKRCQMMEQEIESLSKDKQELQEKFSEKSRQKRKLDEMYDQLRSEYESMKRSAIQPSNSFYPRNDPDLFSANMMDNRDPIRKDWSVYSPGTPGPREDIWPARQNSSNSGPFDIATGSPAKQPVIPVDGGNRRADARPAFGGGAANPSMTLRNLILSPIKRPQLSRNRTQIFTL
- the LOC102612332 gene encoding E3 ubiquitin-protein ligase CCNB1IP1 homolog isoform X4, with the translated sequence MRCNACWRELEGRAISTTCGHLLCTEDANKILSNDAACPICDQVLSKSLMKPVDINPNDEWVNMAMAGVSPQILMKSAYRSVMFYLGQKELEMQYKMNRIVAQCRQKCEAMQEKFTEKLEQVHTAYQKMAKRCQMMEQEIESLSKDKQELQEKFSEKSRQKRKLDEMYDQLRSEYESMKRSAIQPSNSFYPRNDPDLFSANMMDNRDPIRKDWSVYSPGTPGPREDIWPARQNSSNSGPFDIATGSPAKQPVIPVDGGNRRADARPAFGGGAANPSMTLRNLILSPIKRPQLSRNRTQIFT
- the LOC102612332 gene encoding E3 ubiquitin-protein ligase CCNB1IP1 homolog isoform X1: MRCNACWRELEGRAISTTCGHLLCTEDANKILSNDAACPICDQVLSKSLMKPVDINPNDEWVNMAMAGVSPQILMKSAYRSVMFYLGQKELEMQYKMNRIVAQCRQKCEAMQEKFTEKLEQVHTAYQKMAKRCQMMEQEIESLSKDKQELQEKFSEKSRQKRKLDEMYDQLRSEYESMKRSAIQPSNSFYPRNDPDLFSANMMDNRDPIRKDWSVYSPGTPGPREDIWPARQNSSNSGPFDIATGSPAKQPVIPVDGGNRRADARPAFGGGAANPSMTLRNLILSPIKRPQLSRNRTQIFTLGVDGLLFDGHSCLGSFYLLVSFADLWRG